The proteins below come from a single Paramormyrops kingsleyae isolate MSU_618 chromosome 25, PKINGS_0.4, whole genome shotgun sequence genomic window:
- the LOC140582893 gene encoding uncharacterized protein isoform X4, protein MKNRTRKSPSKTRTMWTRAVWREETMEMEEVIPSCWVKNGGVLWPTQGAARALKACKEPEESWTKFPLIKMKIQSDDKNECEKYDCTTTAELSGSEEELPMKRRPKKKNYPNYQIDEPSVNEDSEKESSPGLMIKSTGEKATKKIRTFIPCEDDFVLPTPPKMNNAQSGKYGTTTNTMKIGRIPHSANTRNGNQAKKRLRKDDFVLPTPPKMTDAQLVSKNTERTQMDITSRPQSLAHSGSSSPSESLCNDRRSFSPRPGQESQSRSLSQRRRGGSSGSSTHGRRSFSPRPGEESQSRSLSQRRRGGSSGSSTHGRRSFSPRPGQESRSRSLSQRRRGGSSGSSTHGRRSFSPRPGQESRSRSLSQRRRGGSSGSSTHGRRSFSPRPGQESRSRSLSQRRCRGSSGSSKLRREDFPMSEKKFQKRVLQLLVDIKDTIRVATSAGTAYELNPANTLEELKALENRLEDVNEGAELSKHLKRLGGVDAADHVKKSMAATMTNKMMALMSLRGRSGKVSFMKTHLYKLICDVVFISFDTTTTKINEHMAKYLKYAPERMGGGGRKMEK, encoded by the exons atgAAGAACAGGACCCGAAAGTCCCCTTCAAAG ACCAGAACAATGTGGACTAGAGCGGTGTGGAGAGAGGAGACTATGGAGATGGAGGAAGTGATACCATCATGTTGGGTTAAGAATGGTGGTGTATTGTGGCCTACACAAGGAGCTGCGAGAGCGTTGAAGGCCTGCAAAGAACCAGAAGAATCATGGACAAAATTCCcattaataaaaatgaagaTTCAGTCAG ATGACAAGAATGAATGCGAGAAGTATGATTGTACTACAACTGCTGAATTAAGTGGCTCAGAAGAAGAGTTACCGATGAAGAggaggccaaaaaaaaaaaattatcccaactACCAAATTG aTGAACCATCTGTCAATGAAGACAGTGAAAAAGAATCTTCTCCAGGTCTTATGATAAAGAGTACAg GTGAAAAGGCTACCAAGAAGATTCGAACATTTATTCCTTGTGAAG ATGACTTTGTTCTTCCAACTCCTCCCAAAATGAACAATGCACAGTCTGGTAAATATGGCACAACTACCAACACAATGAAAATAGGCCGCATCCCGCATTCTGCAAATACAAGAAATGGGAATCAAGCCAAGAAAAGACTAAGAAAAG ATGACTTTGTTCTTCCAACTCCTCCCAAAATGACAGATGCACAGTTAG TGTCTAAAAACACAGAAAGAACCCAAATGGACATCACCTCAAGACCTCAATCCTTGGCACACAGTGGTAGCAGCAGTCCCTCTGAGTCTCTTTGTAATGATCGAAg atcATTCAGCCCTAGGCCTGGTCAAGAGAGTCAGTCCAGATCCCTTTCTCAGAGACGGCGTGGGGGTTCCTCAGGGTCTTCCACTCATGGACGGAG atcATTCAGCCCTAGGCCTGGTGAAGAGAGTCAGTCCAGATCCCTTTCTCAGAGACGGCGTGGGGGTTCCTCAGGGTCTTCCACTCATGGACGGAG aTCATTCAGCCCTAGGCCTGGCCAAGAGAGTCGGTCCAGATCCCTTTCTCAGAGACGGCGTGGGGGTTCCTCAGGGTCTTCCACTCATGGACGGAG atCATTCAGCCCTAGGCCTGGTCAAGAGAGTCGGTCCAGATCCCTTTCTCAGAGACGGCGTGGGGGTTCCTCAGGGTCTTCCACTCATGGACGGAG aTCATTCAGCCCTAGGCCTGGCCAAGAGAGTCGGTCCAGATCCCTTTCTCAGAGACGGTGTCGGGGTTCCTCAGGGTCAAGCAAATTGAGGAGGGAAGACTTCCCTATGTCTGAAAAAA AATTTCAGAAGAGAGTTCTTCAGCTCCTTGTTGATATCAAGGATACAATTCGCGTTGCCACCTCTGCTGGAACAGCATATGAATTAAATCCTGCAAACACTTTAGAAGAGCTCAAAGCTTTAGAGAATCGCCTGGAGGACGTTAATGAGGGAGCAGAACTG AGTAAACATCTGAAGAGATTAGGAGGGGTTGATGCTGCAGACCATGTAAAGAAGTCAATGGCTGC AACTATGACAAATAAAATGATGGCTCTAATGAGCCTCAGAGGAAGGAGTGGGAAGGTGTCGTTTATGAAGACCCATCTTTACAAGCTCATCTGTG atgTGGTGTTCATCTCATTTGACACAACAACAACTAAAATAAATGAACACATGGCCaagtatttaaaatatgcacCAGAGAGGATGGGTGGCGGTGGCAGAAAGATGGAGAAATAA
- the LOC140582893 gene encoding uncharacterized protein isoform X7, which yields MKETRTMWTRAVWREETMEMEEVIPSCWVKNGGVLWPTQGAARALKACKEPEESWTKFPLIKMKIQSDDKNECEKYDCTTTAELSGSEEELPMKRRPKKKNYPNYQIDEPSVNEDSEKESSPGLMIKSTGEKATKKIRTFIPCEDDFVLPTPPKMNNAQSGKYGTTTNTMKIGRIPHSANTRNGNQAKKRLRKDDFVLPTPPKMTDAQLVSKNTERTQMDITSRPQSLAHSGSSSPSESLCNDRRSFSPRPGQESQSRSLSQRRRGGSSGSSTHGRRSFSPRPGEESQSRSLSQRRRGGSSGSSTHGRRSFSPRPGQESRSRSLSQRRRGGSSGSSTHGRRSFSPRPGQESRSRSLSQRRRGGSSGSSTHGRRSFSPRPGQESRSRSLSQRRCRGSSGSSKLRREDFPMSEKKFQKRVLQLLVDIKDTIRVATSAGTAYELNPANTLEELKALENRLEDVNEGAELSKHLKRLGGVDAADHVKKSMAATMTNKMMALMSLRGRSGKVSFMKTHLYKLICDVVFISFDTTTTKINEHMAKYLKYAPERMGGGGRKMEK from the exons ATGAAAGAG ACCAGAACAATGTGGACTAGAGCGGTGTGGAGAGAGGAGACTATGGAGATGGAGGAAGTGATACCATCATGTTGGGTTAAGAATGGTGGTGTATTGTGGCCTACACAAGGAGCTGCGAGAGCGTTGAAGGCCTGCAAAGAACCAGAAGAATCATGGACAAAATTCCcattaataaaaatgaagaTTCAGTCAG ATGACAAGAATGAATGCGAGAAGTATGATTGTACTACAACTGCTGAATTAAGTGGCTCAGAAGAAGAGTTACCGATGAAGAggaggccaaaaaaaaaaaattatcccaactACCAAATTG aTGAACCATCTGTCAATGAAGACAGTGAAAAAGAATCTTCTCCAGGTCTTATGATAAAGAGTACAg GTGAAAAGGCTACCAAGAAGATTCGAACATTTATTCCTTGTGAAG ATGACTTTGTTCTTCCAACTCCTCCCAAAATGAACAATGCACAGTCTGGTAAATATGGCACAACTACCAACACAATGAAAATAGGCCGCATCCCGCATTCTGCAAATACAAGAAATGGGAATCAAGCCAAGAAAAGACTAAGAAAAG ATGACTTTGTTCTTCCAACTCCTCCCAAAATGACAGATGCACAGTTAG TGTCTAAAAACACAGAAAGAACCCAAATGGACATCACCTCAAGACCTCAATCCTTGGCACACAGTGGTAGCAGCAGTCCCTCTGAGTCTCTTTGTAATGATCGAAg atcATTCAGCCCTAGGCCTGGTCAAGAGAGTCAGTCCAGATCCCTTTCTCAGAGACGGCGTGGGGGTTCCTCAGGGTCTTCCACTCATGGACGGAG atcATTCAGCCCTAGGCCTGGTGAAGAGAGTCAGTCCAGATCCCTTTCTCAGAGACGGCGTGGGGGTTCCTCAGGGTCTTCCACTCATGGACGGAG aTCATTCAGCCCTAGGCCTGGCCAAGAGAGTCGGTCCAGATCCCTTTCTCAGAGACGGCGTGGGGGTTCCTCAGGGTCTTCCACTCATGGACGGAG atCATTCAGCCCTAGGCCTGGTCAAGAGAGTCGGTCCAGATCCCTTTCTCAGAGACGGCGTGGGGGTTCCTCAGGGTCTTCCACTCATGGACGGAG aTCATTCAGCCCTAGGCCTGGCCAAGAGAGTCGGTCCAGATCCCTTTCTCAGAGACGGTGTCGGGGTTCCTCAGGGTCAAGCAAATTGAGGAGGGAAGACTTCCCTATGTCTGAAAAAA AATTTCAGAAGAGAGTTCTTCAGCTCCTTGTTGATATCAAGGATACAATTCGCGTTGCCACCTCTGCTGGAACAGCATATGAATTAAATCCTGCAAACACTTTAGAAGAGCTCAAAGCTTTAGAGAATCGCCTGGAGGACGTTAATGAGGGAGCAGAACTG AGTAAACATCTGAAGAGATTAGGAGGGGTTGATGCTGCAGACCATGTAAAGAAGTCAATGGCTGC AACTATGACAAATAAAATGATGGCTCTAATGAGCCTCAGAGGAAGGAGTGGGAAGGTGTCGTTTATGAAGACCCATCTTTACAAGCTCATCTGTG atgTGGTGTTCATCTCATTTGACACAACAACAACTAAAATAAATGAACACATGGCCaagtatttaaaatatgcacCAGAGAGGATGGGTGGCGGTGGCAGAAAGATGGAGAAATAA
- the LOC140582893 gene encoding uncharacterized protein isoform X6 yields the protein MIITRQTVMTRTMWTRAVWREETMEMEEVIPSCWVKNGGVLWPTQGAARALKACKEPEESWTKFPLIKMKIQSDDKNECEKYDCTTTAELSGSEEELPMKRRPKKKNYPNYQIDEPSVNEDSEKESSPGLMIKSTGEKATKKIRTFIPCEDDFVLPTPPKMNNAQSGKYGTTTNTMKIGRIPHSANTRNGNQAKKRLRKDDFVLPTPPKMTDAQLVSKNTERTQMDITSRPQSLAHSGSSSPSESLCNDRRSFSPRPGQESQSRSLSQRRRGGSSGSSTHGRRSFSPRPGEESQSRSLSQRRRGGSSGSSTHGRRSFSPRPGQESRSRSLSQRRRGGSSGSSTHGRRSFSPRPGQESRSRSLSQRRRGGSSGSSTHGRRSFSPRPGQESRSRSLSQRRCRGSSGSSKLRREDFPMSEKKFQKRVLQLLVDIKDTIRVATSAGTAYELNPANTLEELKALENRLEDVNEGAELSKHLKRLGGVDAADHVKKSMAATMTNKMMALMSLRGRSGKVSFMKTHLYKLICDVVFISFDTTTTKINEHMAKYLKYAPERMGGGGRKMEK from the exons ATGATCATCACCCGCCAGACAGTGATG ACCAGAACAATGTGGACTAGAGCGGTGTGGAGAGAGGAGACTATGGAGATGGAGGAAGTGATACCATCATGTTGGGTTAAGAATGGTGGTGTATTGTGGCCTACACAAGGAGCTGCGAGAGCGTTGAAGGCCTGCAAAGAACCAGAAGAATCATGGACAAAATTCCcattaataaaaatgaagaTTCAGTCAG ATGACAAGAATGAATGCGAGAAGTATGATTGTACTACAACTGCTGAATTAAGTGGCTCAGAAGAAGAGTTACCGATGAAGAggaggccaaaaaaaaaaaattatcccaactACCAAATTG aTGAACCATCTGTCAATGAAGACAGTGAAAAAGAATCTTCTCCAGGTCTTATGATAAAGAGTACAg GTGAAAAGGCTACCAAGAAGATTCGAACATTTATTCCTTGTGAAG ATGACTTTGTTCTTCCAACTCCTCCCAAAATGAACAATGCACAGTCTGGTAAATATGGCACAACTACCAACACAATGAAAATAGGCCGCATCCCGCATTCTGCAAATACAAGAAATGGGAATCAAGCCAAGAAAAGACTAAGAAAAG ATGACTTTGTTCTTCCAACTCCTCCCAAAATGACAGATGCACAGTTAG TGTCTAAAAACACAGAAAGAACCCAAATGGACATCACCTCAAGACCTCAATCCTTGGCACACAGTGGTAGCAGCAGTCCCTCTGAGTCTCTTTGTAATGATCGAAg atcATTCAGCCCTAGGCCTGGTCAAGAGAGTCAGTCCAGATCCCTTTCTCAGAGACGGCGTGGGGGTTCCTCAGGGTCTTCCACTCATGGACGGAG atcATTCAGCCCTAGGCCTGGTGAAGAGAGTCAGTCCAGATCCCTTTCTCAGAGACGGCGTGGGGGTTCCTCAGGGTCTTCCACTCATGGACGGAG aTCATTCAGCCCTAGGCCTGGCCAAGAGAGTCGGTCCAGATCCCTTTCTCAGAGACGGCGTGGGGGTTCCTCAGGGTCTTCCACTCATGGACGGAG atCATTCAGCCCTAGGCCTGGTCAAGAGAGTCGGTCCAGATCCCTTTCTCAGAGACGGCGTGGGGGTTCCTCAGGGTCTTCCACTCATGGACGGAG aTCATTCAGCCCTAGGCCTGGCCAAGAGAGTCGGTCCAGATCCCTTTCTCAGAGACGGTGTCGGGGTTCCTCAGGGTCAAGCAAATTGAGGAGGGAAGACTTCCCTATGTCTGAAAAAA AATTTCAGAAGAGAGTTCTTCAGCTCCTTGTTGATATCAAGGATACAATTCGCGTTGCCACCTCTGCTGGAACAGCATATGAATTAAATCCTGCAAACACTTTAGAAGAGCTCAAAGCTTTAGAGAATCGCCTGGAGGACGTTAATGAGGGAGCAGAACTG AGTAAACATCTGAAGAGATTAGGAGGGGTTGATGCTGCAGACCATGTAAAGAAGTCAATGGCTGC AACTATGACAAATAAAATGATGGCTCTAATGAGCCTCAGAGGAAGGAGTGGGAAGGTGTCGTTTATGAAGACCCATCTTTACAAGCTCATCTGTG atgTGGTGTTCATCTCATTTGACACAACAACAACTAAAATAAATGAACACATGGCCaagtatttaaaatatgcacCAGAGAGGATGGGTGGCGGTGGCAGAAAGATGGAGAAATAA
- the LOC140582893 gene encoding uncharacterized protein isoform X1: protein MSLLVERGLLTHFSYTNFKNNVVEISFFFLIFYRYFMKNRTRKSPSKTRTMWTRAVWREETMEMEEVIPSCWVKNGGVLWPTQGAARALKACKEPEESWTKFPLIKMKIQSDDKNECEKYDCTTTAELSGSEEELPMKRRPKKKNYPNYQIDEPSVNEDSEKESSPGLMIKSTGEKATKKIRTFIPCEDDFVLPTPPKMNNAQSGKYGTTTNTMKIGRIPHSANTRNGNQAKKRLRKDDFVLPTPPKMTDAQLVSKNTERTQMDITSRPQSLAHSGSSSPSESLCNDRRSFSPRPGQESQSRSLSQRRRGGSSGSSTHGRRSFSPRPGEESQSRSLSQRRRGGSSGSSTHGRRSFSPRPGQESRSRSLSQRRRGGSSGSSTHGRRSFSPRPGQESRSRSLSQRRRGGSSGSSTHGRRSFSPRPGQESRSRSLSQRRCRGSSGSSKLRREDFPMSEKKFQKRVLQLLVDIKDTIRVATSAGTAYELNPANTLEELKALENRLEDVNEGAELSKHLKRLGGVDAADHVKKSMAATMTNKMMALMSLRGRSGKVSFMKTHLYKLICDVVFISFDTTTTKINEHMAKYLKYAPERMGGGGRKMEK from the exons ATGTCTCTGTTGGTTGAACGTGGCCTATTGACACACTTTTCATACACaaactttaaaaataatgttgTTGAGATTTCATTCTTCTTCCTTATCttttacaggtattttatgAAGAACAGGACCCGAAAGTCCCCTTCAAAG ACCAGAACAATGTGGACTAGAGCGGTGTGGAGAGAGGAGACTATGGAGATGGAGGAAGTGATACCATCATGTTGGGTTAAGAATGGTGGTGTATTGTGGCCTACACAAGGAGCTGCGAGAGCGTTGAAGGCCTGCAAAGAACCAGAAGAATCATGGACAAAATTCCcattaataaaaatgaagaTTCAGTCAG ATGACAAGAATGAATGCGAGAAGTATGATTGTACTACAACTGCTGAATTAAGTGGCTCAGAAGAAGAGTTACCGATGAAGAggaggccaaaaaaaaaaaattatcccaactACCAAATTG aTGAACCATCTGTCAATGAAGACAGTGAAAAAGAATCTTCTCCAGGTCTTATGATAAAGAGTACAg GTGAAAAGGCTACCAAGAAGATTCGAACATTTATTCCTTGTGAAG ATGACTTTGTTCTTCCAACTCCTCCCAAAATGAACAATGCACAGTCTGGTAAATATGGCACAACTACCAACACAATGAAAATAGGCCGCATCCCGCATTCTGCAAATACAAGAAATGGGAATCAAGCCAAGAAAAGACTAAGAAAAG ATGACTTTGTTCTTCCAACTCCTCCCAAAATGACAGATGCACAGTTAG TGTCTAAAAACACAGAAAGAACCCAAATGGACATCACCTCAAGACCTCAATCCTTGGCACACAGTGGTAGCAGCAGTCCCTCTGAGTCTCTTTGTAATGATCGAAg atcATTCAGCCCTAGGCCTGGTCAAGAGAGTCAGTCCAGATCCCTTTCTCAGAGACGGCGTGGGGGTTCCTCAGGGTCTTCCACTCATGGACGGAG atcATTCAGCCCTAGGCCTGGTGAAGAGAGTCAGTCCAGATCCCTTTCTCAGAGACGGCGTGGGGGTTCCTCAGGGTCTTCCACTCATGGACGGAG aTCATTCAGCCCTAGGCCTGGCCAAGAGAGTCGGTCCAGATCCCTTTCTCAGAGACGGCGTGGGGGTTCCTCAGGGTCTTCCACTCATGGACGGAG atCATTCAGCCCTAGGCCTGGTCAAGAGAGTCGGTCCAGATCCCTTTCTCAGAGACGGCGTGGGGGTTCCTCAGGGTCTTCCACTCATGGACGGAG aTCATTCAGCCCTAGGCCTGGCCAAGAGAGTCGGTCCAGATCCCTTTCTCAGAGACGGTGTCGGGGTTCCTCAGGGTCAAGCAAATTGAGGAGGGAAGACTTCCCTATGTCTGAAAAAA AATTTCAGAAGAGAGTTCTTCAGCTCCTTGTTGATATCAAGGATACAATTCGCGTTGCCACCTCTGCTGGAACAGCATATGAATTAAATCCTGCAAACACTTTAGAAGAGCTCAAAGCTTTAGAGAATCGCCTGGAGGACGTTAATGAGGGAGCAGAACTG AGTAAACATCTGAAGAGATTAGGAGGGGTTGATGCTGCAGACCATGTAAAGAAGTCAATGGCTGC AACTATGACAAATAAAATGATGGCTCTAATGAGCCTCAGAGGAAGGAGTGGGAAGGTGTCGTTTATGAAGACCCATCTTTACAAGCTCATCTGTG atgTGGTGTTCATCTCATTTGACACAACAACAACTAAAATAAATGAACACATGGCCaagtatttaaaatatgcacCAGAGAGGATGGGTGGCGGTGGCAGAAAGATGGAGAAATAA
- the LOC140582893 gene encoding uncharacterized protein isoform X3 encodes MSLLVERGLLTHFSYTNFKNNVVEISFFFLIFYRYFMKNRTRKSPSKTRTMWTRAVWREETMEMEEVIPSCWVKNGGVLWPTQGAARALKACKEPEESWTKFPLIKMKIQSDDKNECEKYDCTTTAELSGSEEELPMKRRPKKKNYPNYQIDEPSVNEDSEKESSPGLMIKSTGEKATKKIRTFIPCEDDFVLPTPPKMNNAQSGKYGTTTNTMKIGRIPHSANTRNGNQAKKRLRKDDFVLPTPPKMTDAQLVSKNTERTQMDITSRPQSLAHSGSSSPSESLCNDRRSFSPRPGEESQSRSLSQRRRGGSSGSSTHGRRSFSPRPGQESRSRSLSQRRRGGSSGSSTHGRRSFSPRPGQESRSRSLSQRRRGGSSGSSTHGRRSFSPRPGQESRSRSLSQRRCRGSSGSSKLRREDFPMSEKKFQKRVLQLLVDIKDTIRVATSAGTAYELNPANTLEELKALENRLEDVNEGAELSKHLKRLGGVDAADHVKKSMAATMTNKMMALMSLRGRSGKVSFMKTHLYKLICDVVFISFDTTTTKINEHMAKYLKYAPERMGGGGRKMEK; translated from the exons ATGTCTCTGTTGGTTGAACGTGGCCTATTGACACACTTTTCATACACaaactttaaaaataatgttgTTGAGATTTCATTCTTCTTCCTTATCttttacaggtattttatgAAGAACAGGACCCGAAAGTCCCCTTCAAAG ACCAGAACAATGTGGACTAGAGCGGTGTGGAGAGAGGAGACTATGGAGATGGAGGAAGTGATACCATCATGTTGGGTTAAGAATGGTGGTGTATTGTGGCCTACACAAGGAGCTGCGAGAGCGTTGAAGGCCTGCAAAGAACCAGAAGAATCATGGACAAAATTCCcattaataaaaatgaagaTTCAGTCAG ATGACAAGAATGAATGCGAGAAGTATGATTGTACTACAACTGCTGAATTAAGTGGCTCAGAAGAAGAGTTACCGATGAAGAggaggccaaaaaaaaaaaattatcccaactACCAAATTG aTGAACCATCTGTCAATGAAGACAGTGAAAAAGAATCTTCTCCAGGTCTTATGATAAAGAGTACAg GTGAAAAGGCTACCAAGAAGATTCGAACATTTATTCCTTGTGAAG ATGACTTTGTTCTTCCAACTCCTCCCAAAATGAACAATGCACAGTCTGGTAAATATGGCACAACTACCAACACAATGAAAATAGGCCGCATCCCGCATTCTGCAAATACAAGAAATGGGAATCAAGCCAAGAAAAGACTAAGAAAAG ATGACTTTGTTCTTCCAACTCCTCCCAAAATGACAGATGCACAGTTAG TGTCTAAAAACACAGAAAGAACCCAAATGGACATCACCTCAAGACCTCAATCCTTGGCACACAGTGGTAGCAGCAGTCCCTCTGAGTCTCTTTGTAATGATCGAAg atcATTCAGCCCTAGGCCTGGTGAAGAGAGTCAGTCCAGATCCCTTTCTCAGAGACGGCGTGGGGGTTCCTCAGGGTCTTCCACTCATGGACGGAG aTCATTCAGCCCTAGGCCTGGCCAAGAGAGTCGGTCCAGATCCCTTTCTCAGAGACGGCGTGGGGGTTCCTCAGGGTCTTCCACTCATGGACGGAG atCATTCAGCCCTAGGCCTGGTCAAGAGAGTCGGTCCAGATCCCTTTCTCAGAGACGGCGTGGGGGTTCCTCAGGGTCTTCCACTCATGGACGGAG aTCATTCAGCCCTAGGCCTGGCCAAGAGAGTCGGTCCAGATCCCTTTCTCAGAGACGGTGTCGGGGTTCCTCAGGGTCAAGCAAATTGAGGAGGGAAGACTTCCCTATGTCTGAAAAAA AATTTCAGAAGAGAGTTCTTCAGCTCCTTGTTGATATCAAGGATACAATTCGCGTTGCCACCTCTGCTGGAACAGCATATGAATTAAATCCTGCAAACACTTTAGAAGAGCTCAAAGCTTTAGAGAATCGCCTGGAGGACGTTAATGAGGGAGCAGAACTG AGTAAACATCTGAAGAGATTAGGAGGGGTTGATGCTGCAGACCATGTAAAGAAGTCAATGGCTGC AACTATGACAAATAAAATGATGGCTCTAATGAGCCTCAGAGGAAGGAGTGGGAAGGTGTCGTTTATGAAGACCCATCTTTACAAGCTCATCTGTG atgTGGTGTTCATCTCATTTGACACAACAACAACTAAAATAAATGAACACATGGCCaagtatttaaaatatgcacCAGAGAGGATGGGTGGCGGTGGCAGAAAGATGGAGAAATAA
- the LOC140582893 gene encoding uncharacterized protein isoform X5 has translation MSLLVERGLLTHFSYTNFKNNVVEISFFFLIFYRYFMKNRTRKSPSKTRTMWTRAVWREETMEMEEVIPSCWVKNGGVLWPTQGAARALKACKEPEESWTKFPLIKMKIQSDDKNECEKYDCTTTAELSGSEEELPMKRRPKKKNYPNYQIDEPSVNEDSEKESSPGLMIKSTGEKATKKIRTFIPCEDDFVLPTPPKMNNAQSGKYGTTTNTMKIGRIPHSANTRNGNQAKKRLRKDDFVLPTPPKMTDAQLERTQMDITSRPQSLAHSGSSSPSESLCNDRRSFSPRPGEESQSRSLSQRRRGGSSGSSTHGRRSFSPRPGQESRSRSLSQRRRGGSSGSSTHGRRSFSPRPGQESRSRSLSQRRRGGSSGSSTHGRRSFSPRPGQESRSRSLSQRRCRGSSGSSKLRREDFPMSEKKFQKRVLQLLVDIKDTIRVATSAGTAYELNPANTLEELKALENRLEDVNEGAELSKHLKRLGGVDAADHVKKSMAATMTNKMMALMSLRGRSGKVSFMKTHLYKLICDVVFISFDTTTTKINEHMAKYLKYAPERMGGGGRKMEK, from the exons ATGTCTCTGTTGGTTGAACGTGGCCTATTGACACACTTTTCATACACaaactttaaaaataatgttgTTGAGATTTCATTCTTCTTCCTTATCttttacaggtattttatgAAGAACAGGACCCGAAAGTCCCCTTCAAAG ACCAGAACAATGTGGACTAGAGCGGTGTGGAGAGAGGAGACTATGGAGATGGAGGAAGTGATACCATCATGTTGGGTTAAGAATGGTGGTGTATTGTGGCCTACACAAGGAGCTGCGAGAGCGTTGAAGGCCTGCAAAGAACCAGAAGAATCATGGACAAAATTCCcattaataaaaatgaagaTTCAGTCAG ATGACAAGAATGAATGCGAGAAGTATGATTGTACTACAACTGCTGAATTAAGTGGCTCAGAAGAAGAGTTACCGATGAAGAggaggccaaaaaaaaaaaattatcccaactACCAAATTG aTGAACCATCTGTCAATGAAGACAGTGAAAAAGAATCTTCTCCAGGTCTTATGATAAAGAGTACAg GTGAAAAGGCTACCAAGAAGATTCGAACATTTATTCCTTGTGAAG ATGACTTTGTTCTTCCAACTCCTCCCAAAATGAACAATGCACAGTCTGGTAAATATGGCACAACTACCAACACAATGAAAATAGGCCGCATCCCGCATTCTGCAAATACAAGAAATGGGAATCAAGCCAAGAAAAGACTAAGAAAAG ATGACTTTGTTCTTCCAACTCCTCCCAAAATGACAGATGCACAGTTAG AAAGAACCCAAATGGACATCACCTCAAGACCTCAATCCTTGGCACACAGTGGTAGCAGCAGTCCCTCTGAGTCTCTTTGTAATGATCGAAg atcATTCAGCCCTAGGCCTGGTGAAGAGAGTCAGTCCAGATCCCTTTCTCAGAGACGGCGTGGGGGTTCCTCAGGGTCTTCCACTCATGGACGGAG aTCATTCAGCCCTAGGCCTGGCCAAGAGAGTCGGTCCAGATCCCTTTCTCAGAGACGGCGTGGGGGTTCCTCAGGGTCTTCCACTCATGGACGGAG atCATTCAGCCCTAGGCCTGGTCAAGAGAGTCGGTCCAGATCCCTTTCTCAGAGACGGCGTGGGGGTTCCTCAGGGTCTTCCACTCATGGACGGAG aTCATTCAGCCCTAGGCCTGGCCAAGAGAGTCGGTCCAGATCCCTTTCTCAGAGACGGTGTCGGGGTTCCTCAGGGTCAAGCAAATTGAGGAGGGAAGACTTCCCTATGTCTGAAAAAA AATTTCAGAAGAGAGTTCTTCAGCTCCTTGTTGATATCAAGGATACAATTCGCGTTGCCACCTCTGCTGGAACAGCATATGAATTAAATCCTGCAAACACTTTAGAAGAGCTCAAAGCTTTAGAGAATCGCCTGGAGGACGTTAATGAGGGAGCAGAACTG AGTAAACATCTGAAGAGATTAGGAGGGGTTGATGCTGCAGACCATGTAAAGAAGTCAATGGCTGC AACTATGACAAATAAAATGATGGCTCTAATGAGCCTCAGAGGAAGGAGTGGGAAGGTGTCGTTTATGAAGACCCATCTTTACAAGCTCATCTGTG atgTGGTGTTCATCTCATTTGACACAACAACAACTAAAATAAATGAACACATGGCCaagtatttaaaatatgcacCAGAGAGGATGGGTGGCGGTGGCAGAAAGATGGAGAAATAA